Proteins from one Dermacentor variabilis isolate Ectoservices chromosome 1, ASM5094787v1, whole genome shotgun sequence genomic window:
- the LOC142567773 gene encoding uncharacterized protein LOC142567773: MERLQKKQAALRQAIEKIIVAASDLLQSPTIQVGELEEHLDLILEQADELKSVNESIEKKIDLQELDAELEACAAYTEKICSIKTKIKRALRSQTANESRSTTPSVTGNASEQEAYHIGSVPPATFQPVSATTKLPKLEIGKFSGDLRSWQKFWNQFESTIHKNSTLPAIAKFQYLTSYLTGKAAAAIEGLPISDRNYDIAVKTLIERFGKEDVIIEDHMSRLLDVRPVHDLRDIERLRSLYDEIRSGVRSLEALGVSSSTYGTLLLTVLRKSIPNAAPAETAVQSSLQVGPALGKTRVLLQTARAYAEGQRNSALVRMLLDGGSQRTFVRQDVSRRLNLRIIGGEKLAIYAFGSERPSEERRCHRVECWLRNWRNNTRVRIEALEVPEICGDLLPPPYDSTASIAREQDLQLADTLPDGYHPGVGVELLIGADHYWDIATGNVKRLGEKLVAMETAFGWTLQGTESTSSVATFLSSTGVMRVGVTTAPDEISRQLRSFWELEHLGIVNDTQLTAKEDSVLRAFEETITQKNGRYQVALPWKENASDLTDNKSIASHRLHSLTAKLLRHEETVLDYDQAIRNYLQAGHAEEANELGESPLGPIYYMPHRGVVRPGSETTKLRVVFDASSKAAGKLSLNDVLFAGPNLNPNLADILIRFRVHNVAIMSDIEKAFLQIELAESARDAVRFLWYQSTPGQGDALPPIKEYRMTRVPFGVTCSPFLLAATLSRHLKTVQEKFPRTAKILSDNLYVDDLVTGADSVEEAERIIRESQSILKAAGMNLRKWRSNYPELIASFAETESAQKTLPELGPTKILGVEWRPDTDEFVFEMTALIGFLASRQDTKRFVLQASARIFDPFGFLSAITITAKIMFQSLWERDAYCTPEYGTRYPNFENATGLFEEDKPSNRSFDAVFRAIGRVAELHKSPLPRFPPTE; the protein is encoded by the exons ATGGAACGACTACAGAAGAAGCAAGCTGCCCTGCGACAAGCAATCGAAAAAATCATCGTAGCTGCCAGCGACCTACTGCAATCGCCAACCATCCAAGTCGGTgagcttgaggaacacctcgaccTTATCCTCGAACAAGCGGATGAGTTGAAATCTGTTAACGAGAGCATCGAAAAGAAGATAGATCTTCAAGAATTAGATGCAGAATTAGAAGCCTGCGCTGCATACACGGAGAAGATCTGCTCCATCAAAACAAAGATCAAGAGAGCTCTCAGGAGTCAGACAGCCAACGAGAGCCGGTCGACAACTCCGTCAGTCACAGGCAACGCATCAGAGCAGGAAGCATACCACATCGGTTCCGTTCCACCTGCGACATTCCAGCCAGTATCAGCAACAACCAAGTTACCGAAGTTAGAAATCGGAAAATTCAGCGGGGACCTGCGctcgtggcagaaattttggaaccaATTTGAATCGACTATTCACAAGAACAGCACCCTGCCTGCAATAGCGAAGTTCCAATACTTAACCAGTTATCTAACCGGAAAAGCCGCCGCTGCCATAGAGGGGTTGCCGATCAGCGATAGAAATTACGACATCGCAGTGAAGACCCTCATTGAGAGATTTGGGAAGGAGGACGTCATAATTGAGGACCACATGTCGCGCTTGCTTGACGTCCGCCCAGTGCACGATCTGCGGGACATCGAAAGGCTGAGGAGCCTCTACGACGAAATCCGCTCGGGAGTCCGAAGTCTAGAGGCACTGGGAGTGTCGTCGAGCACCTACGGCACGTTGCTTCTCACCGTCCTTCGTAAAAGTATCCCAA ATGCTGCACCAGCAGAGACAGCAGTGCAATCATCGCTTCAGGTGGGACCAGCACTGGGAAAGACCCGTGTGCTTCTGCAGACTGCACGAGCGTATGCGGAGGGCCAGCGCAACAGTGCTCTGGTGAGAATGCTGCTTGACGGTGGCAGCCAGAGAACGTTTGTACGACAGGATGTTTCCCGGCGCCTCAATCTTCGCATCATAGGAGGGGAGAAGCTAGCTATCTACGCCTTCGGAAGCGAGAGACCGTCTGAAGAAAGAAGGTGTCATCGCGTGGAATGCTGGCTGCGAAACTGGCGCAACAACACCAGAGTTCGGATCGAAGCATTAGAGGTGCCCGAGATCTGCGGAGACCTCCTCCCACCACCTTACGACTCCACGGCTAGCATCGCTCGTGAACAAGACCTCCAGCTTGCTGACACCTTGCCTGACGGCTACCATCCTGGTGTTGGAGTTGAGCTGCTTATCGGGGCCGATCACTACTGGGATATAGCAACAGGAAATGTCAAGCGTCTTGGTGAGAAGCTCGTGGCCATGGAGACTGCGTTTGGATGGACATTGCAGGGCACAGAGTCTACATCGTCCGTCGCAACCTTTCTATCGAGCACCGGAGTGATGCGGGTAGGTGTGACCACAGCACCCGACGAAATCTCTCGTCAACTGAGGTCATTCTGGGAGCTGGAGCACCTTGGGATCGTCAACGATACACAGCTGACCGCCAAAGAAGACAGCGTTCTTCGGGCCTTTGAAGAAACCATCACCCAGAAGAACGGTAGATACCAAGTAGCTCTCCCATGGAAAGAAAACGCGTCAGACTTAACAGACAACAAGAGCATAGCATCGCACAGACTTCACTCATTAACGGCGAAGCTGCTCCGACATGAAGAAACCGTTCTGGACTACGATCAGGCAATCAGGAACTACCTGCAAGCTGGACACGCCGAggaagcgaacgaactgggtgagTCCCCGCTGGGGCCCATTTACTACATGCCGCACCGAGGTGTTGTCCGGCCTGGTAGCGAAACAACTAAGTTGAGAGTCGTATTCGATGCCTCCTCCAAAGCGGCGGGAAAGCTGTCACTGAACGACGTCCTCTTCGCAGGACCTAATCTAAATCCAAACCTAGCGGACATCCTGATTCGATTCCGAGTGCATAATGTGGCCATAATGTCCGATATAGAAAAGGCTTTCCTTCAAATCGAGCTTGCAGAGAGTGCGCGCGACGCTGTCCGCTTTCTGTGGTATCAAAGTACACCAGGGCAGGGCGACGCGCTCCCTCCAATCAAAGAGTACCGCATGACAAGGGTGCCATTCGGCGTTACATGTAGCCCGTTTCTCCTCGCAGCTACCTTAAGTCGTCATCTCAAAACGGTACAGGAGAAATTTCCTCGCACCGCCAAGATCCTGAGTGACAACCTGTATGTAGACGACTTGGTTACTGGTGCCGACAGTGTAGAAGAGGCAGAGCGCATAATCAGGGAATCGCAGTCCATACTCAAGGCTGCAGGTATGAACCTCAGGAAATGGCGATCAAACTACCCAGAACTGATTGCATCGTTTGCCGAGACTGAAAGCGCCCAAAAAACTCTACCGGAGCTAGGCCCCACAAAGATTCTCGGTGTAGAGTGGAGGCCTGACACAGACGAATTCGTTTTTGAGATGACCGCCCTGATTGGATTTTTGGCAAGTCGGCAAGACACGAAGCGATTCGTATTGCAGGCCTCGGCGCGCATTTTTGACCCATTTGGCTTTCTCTCGGCCATTACCATCACGGCAAAGATCATGTTCCAGAGCCTCTGGGAGCGAG ACGCCTACTGCACGCCGGAGTACGGGACACGTTATCCCAACTTCGAGAACGCTACTGGATTATTCGAGGAAGACAAGCCATCAAATCGGTCATTCGATGCTGTCTTCCGTGCCATAGGCAGAGTTGCCGAGCTGCACAAGAGCCCACTGCCCCGCTTCCCCCCTACAGAGTGA